TCGTTTCGCAGATGGTCGACGCACTGGGCGCGGTCTGGCAAGCCGGGGTCGTTCACCGCGACATCAAGCCGGACAACATCCTGGTGGGTCCGAACGGGAACGCGAAGCTGATCGACTTCGGTTTGGCAAAAGCCGACGTACTGGCCGCACGCGAGCGCACCGGACCGGAACTGGCCGGCACCGCGGCGTACCTCGCGCCGGAACAAGCGAAAGACGCGAGCACAGTCGACCACCGGGCGGACATCTATTCGCTCGGCGTTACGCTCTATGAAGCCCTGACCGGCCGGCTCCCGTTCGAGGGGCGGAACCGCGTACAGGTGATCTTCCAGCACCTGAACAACGCACCCGTACCACCTGCGGAGCGCGTCGAAGGGTTACCGCCGCTCGTGTCCGATTTGTGTTTGTGGATGCTGTCCAAAAACCCCGACGACCGGCCCCAAAACTATCAGGAACTGCGCCAGGCGCTCGATACCGTGACCGGCGGCGCACGCTAAACGAAACCATAAACTAAACACACGAAGCGGTCGGGAGTAAGCTCCCGACCGCTTCGCTTTTGCTGTTCACTTCTTCAGTGAATGCGTACCTTGTCGGGGTCACGTTCTCGCAAACAGGAGCGAACACGGATGCCCCTTCATCTCACTCGTTCGGTGACGACTGCTGCACTCGCGCTGTCGGTCGGTCTCGTTGCACTCCCCGCGTGCAAGAAGAACAAACCCACTACACCCGATTCGTCTGCACCCGCTCCGAATTCCGGACCGAGCACCGTACCCCCAACAACCGGCTGGAACACGGGAGATTCGTACTCACAAGCTCCGCAGACACCCGTCTTCCGCACGCAGAACCCACTGACCAAAACCATACAGAGCACAGCCAAACAGAATATGGAGCAAATTCTCCTCGGAATGCACAATTTCATGGGCACCTACAATGCATTCCCCGCCGGGTACGCGGACAAAACCGGTAAGCCGGGGCTGAGCTGGCGCGTGGCGATTTTGCCGTTCATCGAGCAAGAAGCACTGTTCCGACAGTTCAAACTCGATGAACCGTGGGACAGCGAAAACAACAAGAAACTCATCGACAAGATGCCCAAAATGTTCGCTCCACCGAACACGAGCACGAACGGGTACACGTTCGCGCGCGGATTCACTGGGCCGGGCACGTGGCTCCCACCACAGCAGCATGCGGGCCAACCGGGTCAAGCACTTCTGGGGGCACGAATCACCGATATCCGCGACGGCACGATCAACACAATCCTGGTAGCCGATGCGGGCCACGCGGTGATTTGGACCAAGCCGGACGAGATGCTATTCGCACCGAACAACGTGCCGAAACTTGGTGGTGTATTCGAGAGCGGAATCACCGTCGGGATGGCTGATGGCTCGACCCGGTTCCTTCCCAGTAACATCAGCCCGCAGAAGCTCGCGCTGGCGATTCAGATCAACGACGGTCAAATCCTCGATCTCGATAACTAAATTACCCGAGTCGAGCGCACCACAACGCGCTCGACCACGGCTCAGCGGATTATGGTCTCTTCCCAAAGCCGATCGGCATCGAGCCGGGCGGCTTGCCACGCCGCCCAAGTAGCGCCCGTCGGTGGAGATGTGGAATCGAGTAACCCTAACAGCAACTCGAACGACTTTGCCCGCGCAAGCGCGAAACGGTGAACGCGCTCGCGACTCTGATCGAGCACGTTCACGCCGGTCGCCCCCGTCGTCAGTTCGGCCACCTCTTCAGCCGTTTTCTTGAGTGCCTTAATCCTCTCTTGCGACCGCGCTCGGCTCTCTGGCGTTCGTGTCTGCCCCCGGAGAACCAACAAGGCATTTAGTTCTCCCGGCGTCACGTTAATAAGCGCGTCTCTCGTTGTTCTGCCCGTGGTTGTTCTGCCCGTGAGGGTGATGAGCCGAGAACCAACCGCGCCCTCGAACTCGTCCAGTGCCGCGCGCACCCGATTTTGTTGCTCGAACGCTTCGCGGGCCGCCCGGTCCGTCGCGAGGCGCTGGTGGATCAGTCTCCACTTGGGTACACCTCTCACGTCCATCGCACTGGCAAGCCCGGCCAAGCAAAACAAAGGCAGCAACACGAGAAGCGCCCGGGCCATCAACCGGCGCGGGCGATCACCAAATCGCACCACGTTCAGCAACCCCGCGGCCGCGAACCCGGCCAAACCGCCCCCGAGGTGACCTTCCCAACTTACGTTCGGCAGGAAGCTCCCGGCCGCGTTCAGCAGGAACACGATGGTGAGCCGTCGGAACCAGTCGGCCGCAATGTGCGGCGGGAGTTGTCGACGGAAGGTGAACAACCACGCGAACAGCGACATCTGGATGCCCCAGATCGCGCCCGACGCACCAGCCAGGAGTGCTTCGGGGCGCAGAGCCATCGCCAGTGCGCTGCCGCCAAGTCCCGAAACGAAGTAAATGATGAGCAGCCGCCGGCGACCCCAAAGCAGTTCCGCGAGCGGCCCCATCATGGCCAGCGCGAACATGTTCAGGAGCAAGTGAAGCGCCCCGATATGAACGAAGCAGCACGTAATCAGGCGCCACCACTCGCCGTGAATCAGATCGAGACCGGTTACCGCGCCGAGCCGGTGGAGGATTTCCGTGTGCCCGGACCAGAGGCTCCGCGAGAGCGGCAGCCCCCAGCGGATACCCCAAACGGCGCAAATGAAGAACCAGAGCGCGTTCGCCATCAAAAGAACGGGAATCACGAGCGGCGGGCGGAGTGCGCGATCGGCCTCGCCGTCATCTCTTTCGTCTTCGTCTTCATTTCCGCGCGATCCCGCGCCAGAAGACGTATTTCGATCCGGTGCGGCGATGAGGGTAGCAATGTAAGCAGCGGAGCGGTTCTGTTTGAGCAAGTCGACCAGAGCGGCTGTCGTGGTTGCGGTCTTCCCCGTCGGCGTTAGTGTGTACCCTTGTCCCAAACCGCGAACCCAATCGGCCGTGGCTATGAGGCCCGCGAGCCGCAAATCGGTGAGCGGGTCGTCTAAACTGTCACGAGAGATGCCGTTTTCGGCCGCGAAACGAGACGGAAACCAGAGACCTTCCGACGCCGCGATCCAAAATAGCACCGATGCCGCCGTCGGTGGACCCGAAACGACGGGACCAGCGGGAGGTACTGCGGGCGCGGACGAAAGATCCAAACCCTGAACCGAAATGGGCATGGGCGTTTCGTCCGCGGGTGCGGGGGATTCAGTGTCGTGTCCCGGTTCCATAACTGGCATTATGGATGTCTGCGTGCGACCTGTCGATGCGGACGT
This region of Gemmata massiliana genomic DNA includes:
- a CDS encoding DUF1559 family PulG-like putative transporter, whose translation is MPLHLTRSVTTAALALSVGLVALPACKKNKPTTPDSSAPAPNSGPSTVPPTTGWNTGDSYSQAPQTPVFRTQNPLTKTIQSTAKQNMEQILLGMHNFMGTYNAFPAGYADKTGKPGLSWRVAILPFIEQEALFRQFKLDEPWDSENNKKLIDKMPKMFAPPNTSTNGYTFARGFTGPGTWLPPQQHAGQPGQALLGARITDIRDGTINTILVADAGHAVIWTKPDEMLFAPNNVPKLGGVFESGITVGMADGSTRFLPSNISPQKLALAIQINDGQILDLDN
- a CDS encoding serine/threonine-protein kinase, which produces MPPLNSTEQLSPASVTETAATSAGDTRAHPYPHRELPAGVGEQSTLPPEPGTIVGPFVLKEKLGEGVSCHVFRGWDQTRSAPVALKILNWSNVYDRAAAMKQLRMEAATLARVKHPKVVRFIDFGFDPRWPYLVTEFFEGRGLGELLRAGGALPPGWCVFLVSQMVDALGAVWQAGVVHRDIKPDNILVGPNGNAKLIDFGLAKADVLAARERTGPELAGTAAYLAPEQAKDASTVDHRADIYSLGVTLYEALTGRLPFEGRNRVQVIFQHLNNAPVPPAERVEGLPPLVSDLCLWMLSKNPDDRPQNYQELRQALDTVTGGAR
- a CDS encoding rhomboid family intramembrane serine protease, whose translation is MPISVQGLDLSSAPAVPPAGPVVSGPPTAASVLFWIAASEGLWFPSRFAAENGISRDSLDDPLTDLRLAGLIATADWVRGLGQGYTLTPTGKTATTTAALVDLLKQNRSAAYIATLIAAPDRNTSSGAGSRGNEDEDERDDGEADRALRPPLVIPVLLMANALWFFICAVWGIRWGLPLSRSLWSGHTEILHRLGAVTGLDLIHGEWWRLITCCFVHIGALHLLLNMFALAMMGPLAELLWGRRRLLIIYFVSGLGGSALAMALRPEALLAGASGAIWGIQMSLFAWLFTFRRQLPPHIAADWFRRLTIVFLLNAAGSFLPNVSWEGHLGGGLAGFAAAGLLNVVRFGDRPRRLMARALLVLLPLFCLAGLASAMDVRGVPKWRLIHQRLATDRAAREAFEQQNRVRAALDEFEGAVGSRLITLTGRTTTGRTTRDALINVTPGELNALLVLRGQTRTPESRARSQERIKALKKTAEEVAELTTGATGVNVLDQSRERVHRFALARAKSFELLLGLLDSTSPPTGATWAAWQAARLDADRLWEETIIR